From Mya arenaria isolate MELC-2E11 chromosome 12, ASM2691426v1, the proteins below share one genomic window:
- the LOC128210285 gene encoding natterin-3-like: MAEWQSTSGGDIPDNAVRAGYEENGQPLFIVRAEMEDGVKTPGKAGPKLSGAHIPWGNKEVVVENYEILVHSPNSVGYYEWLPCSGGDVPENAFKTSDGIYIGRCHYEGGLVPGKVSTSHGCAYISYGGEEEELPEYQVLCRIK, encoded by the coding sequence ATGGCGGAGTGGCAGTCCACGAGTGGCGGGGATATACCAGACAACGCCGTGCGGGCTGGATATGAGGAAAATGGCCAGCCGCTGTTTATTGTCCGGGCTGAGATGGAAGACGGCGTTAAGACGCCCGGCAAAGCGGGTCCTAAGCTTTCGGGGGCACACATCCCTTGGGGCAACAAGGAGGTGGTCGTCGAAAATTACGAAATCCTTGTCCATTCTCCAAACTCGGTCGGATATTACGAGTGGCTACCTTGTTCCGGGGGCGATGTGCCCGAAAACGCGTTTAAGACAAGCGACGGAATTTATATTGGCCGTTGCCACTACGAGGGTGGACTGGTTCCCGGTAAGGTATCCACATCGCACGGCTGCGCTTACATTTCTTACGGAGGAGAGGAAGAGGAGCTCCCGGAATACCAGGTTCTCTGCCGcattaaataa